In a genomic window of Bacteroidota bacterium:
- a CDS encoding DNA polymerase III subunit alpha: MILNAHSNYSLRYGVIPLEELVQWAIYNGYEAVAITDINNSSGILDFVKICIEKGIKPLVGMEFRNKDELLFIALARNNAGFKEINELMTNCNLAQIQLPSKPDFLNCYVIYPYGKIKPESLKEHEYLGVRPGQLNQLVHEKPAQQTKYVIQQPYTYKDYKGYEIHKKLRAIHNNILLSQVKPGQLAGTDEFIIPEKQLLKKYADYPHLIENTNRIIRDCNFSFDFKSGKNKKTYTGNAYDDKLLLEKLAYDGLKFRYGTQNKTAIERVNKELEIIQNLGFCAYFLITADIIRYSMQRGYYHVGRGSGANSVVAYCLRITDVCPIELDLYFERFLNPKRKSPPDFDIDYSWQERDDVIDYIFKRYGRKHTALLGAMSTFKDRSIIREMGKVYGLPKEDIDRLIKYPASPLNQNDICTDVLSHYSAIEDFPNMRTIHSCGILISEEPITCYTALDLPPKGFQTTQFDMHQAEDIGFEKLDILSQRGIGHIKDAAEIIFKNRGIKVDIHDIQKFKTDEKVRLQLKSGDTIGCFYIESPAMRGLLKKLKCEDYLTLVAASSIIRPGVAKSGMMKAYIQRFHDPAAIEYLHPVMKDQLRETFGVMVFQEDVLKVGHHFGGLDLADADVLRRMMSGKSRNKKHLEEITEKYFVHCKAMGYSPQLSKEVWRQIESFAGYSFSKAHSASYAVESYQSLYLKTYFPLEFMVAVINNFGGFYPTKIYINETKKAGGTLHLPCVNRSSYLTSLKGTDVFLGFIHIKSMEQTSANTIERERKNKGKYKDLEDFILRTNIGIESLRTLIRMNALRFTGQNKRQLLWEAYMLFDKEKTKQAASSIAMFEVAVPHWEIPELTVNKISDAYDELELLEFPVTLSAFDLLKSDFRGECKAKELLEHIGKTVRMVGNYVTYKGVRTIRGDLMAFGTFLDEQGNFFDTTHFPPSLKNYPFTGSGVYLILGRVVQEFGFPSIEVEKMARMGYVKNPISE, from the coding sequence ATGATACTCAATGCACATTCCAATTACAGTTTACGCTACGGGGTTATTCCTTTGGAAGAGCTTGTGCAATGGGCCATTTATAATGGTTATGAAGCAGTGGCCATTACCGACATTAACAATTCATCGGGCATACTTGATTTTGTTAAAATTTGCATTGAAAAAGGAATAAAACCCCTTGTGGGAATGGAGTTCAGAAATAAAGATGAATTGTTGTTTATAGCCCTTGCCAGGAACAACGCTGGCTTTAAGGAAATAAACGAATTAATGACCAACTGCAATTTAGCTCAAATTCAACTCCCTTCTAAACCTGATTTTTTAAATTGTTATGTCATCTACCCCTACGGCAAAATAAAACCGGAATCACTCAAAGAGCATGAATACCTTGGTGTACGGCCGGGCCAGCTGAATCAACTTGTTCATGAAAAGCCTGCCCAGCAAACAAAGTATGTTATACAACAACCCTATACATACAAGGATTACAAGGGATATGAAATTCATAAAAAATTAAGGGCAATCCATAACAACATACTGCTCTCGCAAGTTAAACCAGGGCAATTGGCAGGAACCGATGAGTTTATAATACCTGAAAAACAACTGCTGAAAAAATATGCTGATTACCCGCATTTAATTGAAAACACAAATAGAATTATCCGTGATTGCAATTTTAGTTTTGATTTTAAAAGCGGGAAAAACAAAAAAACGTATACTGGAAATGCTTATGATGACAAGTTATTACTGGAAAAACTCGCATATGATGGTTTGAAATTCCGGTATGGAACACAAAACAAAACAGCCATTGAACGGGTAAATAAAGAATTGGAAATTATTCAAAACCTGGGTTTTTGCGCCTACTTTCTAATAACGGCCGATATTATCCGCTATTCCATGCAAAGGGGGTATTACCATGTTGGCAGGGGGAGTGGCGCAAACAGCGTAGTGGCATATTGTTTAAGAATTACTGATGTCTGCCCCATTGAACTGGATTTGTATTTTGAGCGTTTTTTAAACCCAAAAAGAAAATCGCCTCCTGATTTTGACATTGATTACAGCTGGCAGGAACGGGATGATGTAATTGATTACATATTTAAGCGCTATGGGAGAAAACACACTGCCTTATTGGGTGCCATGTCCACTTTTAAAGATCGTTCCATTATCCGGGAAATGGGGAAGGTATACGGATTGCCCAAAGAAGACATTGATCGACTGATAAAATATCCAGCTTCGCCCTTAAACCAAAATGATATTTGCACTGATGTTCTCTCACATTATTCTGCAATAGAAGATTTCCCCAATATGCGTACCATTCATTCCTGCGGCATTCTTATTTCTGAAGAACCAATTACCTGTTATACTGCCCTGGATCTGCCCCCCAAGGGTTTTCAAACTACACAATTCGATATGCACCAGGCAGAAGATATAGGCTTTGAAAAACTGGATATTCTAAGCCAGCGGGGCATTGGCCATATTAAGGATGCTGCCGAAATTATTTTTAAAAACAGGGGGATAAAAGTAGATATACATGATATTCAAAAGTTCAAAACAGACGAAAAAGTAAGGCTGCAATTAAAATCAGGAGATACCATTGGCTGCTTTTACATTGAAAGCCCTGCCATGAGGGGATTATTAAAAAAACTTAAATGCGAGGATTATTTAACCCTGGTGGCTGCAAGTTCCATCATTCGCCCCGGAGTTGCCAAAAGCGGAATGATGAAAGCTTATATTCAGCGTTTTCACGATCCTGCTGCAATTGAATATTTACATCCCGTAATGAAAGATCAGCTCAGGGAAACCTTTGGTGTGATGGTGTTCCAGGAAGACGTTCTAAAAGTAGGCCACCACTTTGGAGGGCTGGATTTAGCAGATGCCGATGTTTTGCGCAGGATGATGAGCGGGAAATCCAGGAATAAAAAACACCTGGAAGAGATTACAGAAAAGTATTTCGTGCATTGCAAAGCAATGGGATATTCCCCTCAATTAAGCAAAGAAGTTTGGAGACAGATAGAATCCTTTGCCGGGTATAGTTTTAGCAAAGCACACTCTGCCAGCTATGCTGTGGAAAGCTATCAAAGCCTATATTTAAAAACATATTTCCCTTTAGAGTTTATGGTTGCGGTAATAAACAATTTCGGGGGCTTTTACCCAACAAAAATTTACATCAATGAAACAAAAAAAGCAGGCGGAACGCTTCACCTTCCTTGCGTAAACCGCAGTAGCTATTTAACTTCCCTTAAGGGCACTGATGTTTTCCTGGGATTTATTCACATTAAATCTATGGAACAAACAAGTGCCAATACCATTGAAAGGGAAAGGAAAAACAAGGGAAAGTATAAAGATTTGGAAGATTTTATTTTACGAACAAACATTGGAATTGAATCCTTGCGCACGCTCATACGCATGAATGCCCTGCGTTTTACCGGGCAGAATAAAAGACAATTGCTCTGGGAGGCATACATGTTGTTTGATAAAGAAAAAACCAAACAGGCTGCCTCTTCCATTGCTATGTTCGAAGTTGCTGTTCCCCACTGGGAAATCCCTGAATTAACGGTTAACAAAATAAGCGATGCCTATGATGAACTGGAATTGCTTGAATTCCCTGTCACGCTCTCTGCCTTTGATTTGTTAAAGTCTGATTTCAGGGGCGAATGTAAGGCAAAGGAACTTTTGGAACACATTGGTAAAACAGTAAGAATGGTTGGCAATTACGTTACCTACAAAGGCGTAAGAACCATCCGGGGAGATTTAATGGCCTTCGGAACTTTCCTGGACGAGCAGGGCAACTTCTTTGACACCACACACTTTCCACCGAGTTTGAAAAATTACCCCTTTACAGGCAGTGGCGTTTACTTGATTTTGGGAAGAGTAGTTCAGGAGTTTGGCTTTCCAAGCATAGAGGTTGAGAAAATGGCAAGGATGGGATATGTGAAGAATCCTATTTCTGAATAA